The genomic segment CATTTAAAAAATATCAATCACCACTTGTAACCACGCTGTTCGATGAACTTCTTTATTTTTTTATTCCCAATCCATACCTTGATGTTCTTCTCTACATCAATTAACTCAAGATCCACAGAATACAAAATAGCTTTTTTCCCTTCAAGTAAATCTTCTACACTTTTTACTGAGCCAATGAGAAAGAAGTCTGCTCCAACTTCTTCAGCAAGTCTTTTTGCGGTTTCCATTGAAGCATACATCTGTTGGTCCATCCTTTCTTCTCTTATTTCCTCTCTTTCTCTTTTAGAGGCTACAAATTTCACTCTCCCGGAATTAATTAGCTCTCTTTCTATGTCTTTTATAAATAGATCCACGTCTATATGCTCTGTACTCATATTTCTAATTGTCCCTACAATAACAACTGGTTCTCTTTCTTTTTCTTGCTCAAAATCAATAAGCCAAGGTCTAGATAACATATCGGATATCATTTCTTCTGCCACCAATCTTGAATCCGTGTCATTCCATCTTCCCGAAAGATCCGTAACTTCTTCTGGGGAAATTCTTTTTACTGTTCTTGTTGGGCTACAAAAAATTATTAAAAAC from the candidate division WOR-3 bacterium genome contains:
- a CDS encoding penicillin-binding protein activator LpoB encodes the protein MRKISLFFLFLIIFCSPTRTVKRISPEEVTDLSGRWNDTDSRLVAEEMISDMLSRPWLIDFEQEKEREPVVIVGTIRNMSTEHIDVDLFIKDIERELINSGRVKFVASKREREEIREERMDQQMYASMETAKRLAEEVGADFFLIGSVKSVEDLLEGKKAILYSVDLELIDVEKNIKVWIGNKKIKKFIEQRGYKW